The Candidatus Poribacteria bacterium genome includes the window GTTCGACTGTATACAGATTTTTCGCCTTATCTGCCAACTCAACAAGAACCGTATATTCCCCATCCATACTGCCATCAAGTGGTAAGGGTTGGTCCAATGTGAGGAAGAGTTGGTTTTCAGTATCGTTAGTGAGTTGGGCAGGCACAAGACCTGCCCCTACAGCATCTCGAAGCGTGACTTTCTGATCCGACAATTCGAGGTCTGCGGGACCGATATCCGCGATAGTGAAACTGAATTGTGTTAAACTCTGGCTGATATAGGAAACGGGCTGACTCAAATCCATTGGAGCAGCCGTTATTATCTCTGGCTCCTGTGTGTCATAAATAAACTCACGATACACCGTGCTTCCCTGCCGTCCAGCTTTATCAACGGGGACAACGTACACGTTGTATCTTCCATCCGTAGTTCCATCCGATGTAAGCGTTATCGGTTCCCAAACGATGAGGTCTTCTCCATCGGAACCTGTTGCACCTGGAACGATTGTGGTTCCATCAGGCTCAGTCACCGTGATGTATGATCCTTCACTCCCAAAGGATAACCCTGTTTCTGTTGGGTCAAGGAGGAAGGCTCCAATCACCATATTGTCTGCGTTAACATAAACAACATCACTGTCTGCTCCTGTTTCTATTCCCCCAATAACAACAGAACCGACACGCGGCAGCGGAATATCCAAGACAAACGTGTAATTAAGGGCACCGGCTGCGGCATTGCCCGCTACATCTTGCGGTGCGACAGATAAAGTATACCTACCAACGTGTTCCAGATCTAAGAAACTCAGGGTAACCTGAGATACACCATCATCTTCCAATGTAAGCGGAATTGAGGGGGTCGTAGATTCACCGTCTGCATTGGTTGACTCAGGTCCCATCAATGTAATCTGCGTATTGGCAAAATTAATGTAAGTCGCTTCTTCAAATTGGATAGTGATACTATTTATGGATTCCACAATCTCGGCAATTCGATTCGGGACAAGCTCGATCGGTGGATCCATATTGACTACGACTGAAGTTAGCTGCGGTGCTTTGGAATCATAAACAACGGTGTATTCCGAATCCGAACGATTCCCTGCTTTGTCAACGAGCGATACTTTTACTGTGTATTCACCATCCACACTTCCGTCTCGAGGGAATGAGACAGGAAGTGCCAAAAAGATTTGACTCGTTAGCTCATCATACGTCACAGCGACCGGAATATTAACCCCATCTGCATTCACGACTTCAATGGTTTGTTCCTCCAAATACAACTCCGCTGGACCTACATCTTCAACAGTAAACGCGAACTGAAACTGTCTTAGCGCACTACCGATATAAGTAACAGGTTGTTGGTTGAACAATAAGGGTGTTGGTGCAGTGATGTGCGGTGCCTCAGTATCAATCAGAAAAGCGTAGCGCACGGCACCTTGTGCAGCATTACCCGCAACATCTTGAGGTGTCACCGACAGTGTATATGAACCGTCTTTCATCAATTCAACAAAACGAATAGTGAGTTGTGTGAAACTATCAACAGAGATATTGATTGGAACCGCCTCTTCCGAATCAGGCGCATCCCCTGGACCAATTAACGCAACCACGGTATTCGTAAAGTCAATCCGCGTCGCATCCTCAAATTGAAGGGTAATACTGCTTACAGTCTCGGAAATCATCTTGATCAGCTGCGGTTCAAGCACTATTGGAGATTCAGTATTCAACATCACAGAAGAAAGCTGCGGCACTTTGGAATCATAAACGACGGTATGTTCGGAATCCGTGCGATTCCCGGCTTTGTCAACGAGCGATATTTTTACTGTATATTCTCCATCCGAACTCCCATCTTCGGCGAATGGCGACACAATCGTCAGAAACAGCTGACTCGTTAATTCACTATACGTAAGCGCAGTAGGAACAGTATTGCCAGACTCGAAAAATAGATCCGCGGGACCTACATCTTCAATCGTAAACATAAACTGCCTAAAATCTCCGCCGATATAAGAGACAGGTTCACTCAATGTTAGCGGAGACGACGCAGTTATCCGAGGACTCTCAGTATCGAGAAGAAAGGCATAGCGCACAGCACCTCGTGCGGTGTTCCCCGCGCGGTCTAAGACTGTTATCGCCAACGTATAGGAACCGTCTGCTATCAATTCAACAAAACGGACAGCGAGTTGCGTGGGACTATAGACAGATATATTGTTTGGAATCGCCGACCCTTCCGGACCCGTTAACTCGACCACGGTATTCGTAAAGTCAACATCATTACCGGGGTCCTGGGAACCTTGCTCAGCGTCTCCGAGTGTGTCCTCGAAAGTTACGATGATTTGCGAAAAACCTTCGGTAAGAGTTGTTATAGTATCCGCCGAAAGTTCTGGCTGGGAGTCGATCGCTACGTGTACGCTTTCAATGTCTGGAATTTGCGTATCTAAAATGAACGAGAACTGCCGTGTCCAGCTTTTTCCAGTAAAATCGACAAACGTCGCAGTTATCGTGTATTCACCATCATCACTGCCATCCGGTGCGACGGGTGCTTCAGTCGTCCAGGTTAGGAGGTGAGTTGCTTCGTCATATTCAAGTTCTGCCTGTAACACCAGAGCCCCTTCGGGATTGCTGACAGTCACTGTCGACGCATCAAAATCTATACCCGCACCCACATAATCAACGAGTTCCACAACAACCGTTGGCAAACTATTAACCGTTGTGGTTTCAGGCATCGTTAATCGGATTTCGGGTTCATGCTTCTGGCTGACGAGGTAGAATTCCCGCACGGCAGCCCCACCTATATTGCCCGCGCGGTCGGTGGGAGTGACTTTAATTGTGTAGGTACCATCATCTGAACCGTCCAAAGCAATCGGTTTCAAAAGGGTCAGCGTAACTGTATCCATGCCGTTACTCGTGATATTCACAGGTACCGCTCTTGCTGCAGACGGCTCGTCTTGGAGAACATCTGTCGCTCTCCCTTTCCAGAGTTGAAAGTCGTTGCTCTGAACGAAATTGATGCCGCTGGTTTTCTCATTGAGTTTGACTTCAACCTGTGATAATTCTGAGACCGTCTCGTTGGAGGCTGGCGTTGTAGAAACAAGTGTTGGTGGCTGCGTATCGTAGACAATCTGGTAATCGTAAATCTTGGTATTGCCAGCGGTATCTGTTGCTTGAAGGTTGAGTAGATAGTGTCCATCTTGGGTGCCATCCCGACTGATGATCGGCTGATTTAGGATGTAAGTTAATGTTCCATTATCGGTATCTGTGACGACTTGTCCTTCAAGGACATTCACACCCTCCACAGATTCTTTCGGAGTCCCAAACACAATCTGCGTTGATTGCCGCCTGCCGGCAAGGTCCACGTCCGTTTCCGTACCACCAAAGTCAACGACAAATCCGGTGATGGGGGAATTGTAATAATTGGTATTGGGAAAGGGAGTAAATTCTTCGGTGCTGCCCATAGGGCTTACCGATACGGGTTCCGGTGCCCGGTTATCGTAGCGAAACGATATCTCAACCGGCAAAGCTTCGTTCCCCGCCTTATCAACGGCGGTGACCGCAATGGTATATTCACCATCGTCGGAAGCGTCTCTGCCTAATAAGGGGGTGAAGAGTTCCCATCGGATCTTGTTATTTTCAGGATCCTCTACTTTTTCTCCCGGTATCCTCGTAGGCCCATCAGTTCCGATGCGATTAAGATAGATGGTAGATGCAAAGAGATCGATACCGTCTTCGAGGTTATCTGTGAGTGTGGCTTCAACATAAGTGAGGCGTTGGCTCACACCAGCCCCGGGAATAAGTCCGCCTCTGTTGGTAGAAGTTCTTCTCAAACGGGGATTGACGTTATCAAAGGTAAATTCCCTCAGGCTTTGGACGACATTACCGGCTTTATCTATTAAGATGAGAATAAGGGTATACGTTCCATTTTCAGAAGGATCGTCTAAGGGATCTACTAAAGTAAAGGTGAGGGCGGTTCCCTCGTAATTAAGGGTCCCCTGCACTACAGCCTGCTGTGCATTTCTCAGAAAAATAGTGTTTCGCCTGTTGGCGAGATCAAGCTCGCTCGCGTTATCTGCCCCACCGTCATCTGCCCCTGTTACTACAATTGATTCGAGTCGATCCTCGCTGATAAAACTACCATCGGTAATCGGCGTACCTGCAACGTTGTTTGCAAAAACCCCGGAAACACGCGGTGCCCTCGAATCTAAAGTCGCTGTTGCAGTTAAAGCCCCTTCTTGGTCATCATCAACAGTAACACGGATCGTATAGGGTCCGTCTGGAAGTTTTGCGCCGTCAATAGTTCCGTCCCAGAACACGTTCACCGTCTCATCTGCCGACACAGTTCCTCGATCGATGACACCCAACGTCTCTTCCGTTCTATTTTCACCCACAACCCTGATCCTCTGCACGTCAACGACATACGGGTACTCGTCGTCACTATCATCAACCGTAAAAATAATACGCAACCTATCTACGCCGCCTCTGAAAACATTATCCCCGCCTGAATCAACCGTCAGACTGATGAGATCCGCCCAAAGGGTCGTAGGCATCGTTAAGATGACCAGAGAAATAAAACTCAGAAAAAAGAGAAAATTCGCTTTTTTAATTGATTGCTTCTGGGCTGCCTTCCACTTCGTTTCAGGCAGGTTTTCGGTCAATTCGGTACTGGGATTGGGGATCGGTTGGCTCTTGCAAGCTGCGCCGTACATATCTTTATTTTTTGACACTCGCTTCTCCCTGCTTGTCGCGAGTCCGAAGATAACTAAATTTCGGCGATTCGCGTGAAGGCACAAATTTTCCAGACAGGTTCCGTGCCCTACTTTTACAGTCGTCAGTTGCCAGTTATTCATTAAAGAGAACTCTGTTTCAACAAGATCATCCCTTAACTGACCACTGTTAACTGATAACTATTTTGTATCTATTGACTGCTTCCGATTATTTGATTTCACGTTCTTGGGGAACAGATGTGTAAGAATCCCCTTTACTTTGATTAGACGCAAAAATTTCAATTAGGTTGATAAAATAATAGAACACCAGAGGAACATAACACTGCTACAATGCGCGGTTAATTGTAAACTGCGCATTGTAACTTGATAGAAATAAGTCCTAACCAATGTCTCCATTGGCAACCATCGTCAGCAACGCAGAATCGTCCACTGTCAGTGGTAAATCAATCTTCGCACGCTGTCGGCTCGACTGATACGTTGCAAAAATGAGTTCAGTTGCCTGAAGTGCCTTCCGACCGCTGAGTTCCGGCTCACGTCCCGTCTTTACACCGTGAATAAGGTCAAGCACAGAGAGTGTTGTCGCATCGCGCTCAGCAACCAAACCGGTTAAATCAGGCTCTTCCCATCCGTCTCCGTCCTCGCGGAGCATCCGCAACGGTGTCCCACGTCCCCCAACATCAATGATGCCTTTCGTGCCGATGAGCCGATTGCCGAAACCTCCTAAAGCCGTCCCGCCCGTCGCGAGAAGACCCTCAACGCCGTTCTTCCAGCGAATCCACGAGACGCCACTCGTTTCAACCTGAACACCGAAGACAGTCTTTTCTTCCGCTACATCTATTTGACCGATAACCCAGTCAACAGGTTCGTCATTATTGTAGAAAAAGAACATATCGAACCAGTGGGTTCCCCAATCAAGTAGATTCGGGCAGGCACCTTCAAGTCGACGCAACTCACCGATCGCACCTTCATTTGCAAGGCGTTTCGCTTTGACGAACTGCGCCCCGAAACGGCGTTGATGACAGAACGTTATCACAACGTCGTTATCAACACACGCTTGATAAAGTGCCTTGGCATCGCCCCAGGTGGGTGCCATCGGTTTNNNNNNNNNNNNNNNNNNNNNNNNNNNNNNNNNNNNNNNNNNNNNNNNNNNNNNNNNNNNNNNNNNNNNNNNNNNNNNNNNNNNNNNNNNNNNNNTCGTAGGTGTTAGGCACCTTAAACGCCTCAGCGAAGGCGTTTCGGGCATCTTCAACCGGATCAGAACAGGCGACGATGTCCACATCTGGGGAGGCATGATACCCGCGGGCATGCGAGCGACCACGTCCGCCACAACCGATAATTCCTGCTTTATAAGTTGCCATATAAATCTTCCTTTCATCGCGATCGCGAGATCGTTCCTACCGATGCGTTTAGTAGTTTGTCAACGTTATTTTGACTTTTTGTAAGTGTTTTTGATTGGGTATTTCCTGCGGGTAGAACGGAGTGAAACCCGACAAAATCGGTCGAGTACACCTATCAGTTTAGATGTGACACACTATTAGGTTAATTACGTGAGTTTAATAATAAAAATTGAAAGAGACCCGTAGGTGTTTTTGCTTGGGTGTTTCCGCCAGGTAGAGCGATGAAACCCCAGAAGCCTTCAGTTTACCCACAGACATCTCCTTTTTCAGGACACACTCAAAAAAATAACACAGCGAAACCCGACAATCCACTGCTACCCTGTGAGAATGAGGTAGGTTCCCAACGATACGCTTATGTCAAACTCACGTTTAATTGATTTACGAGTGTGTCCTCTAAATGGATACCGTTCGCGAGGTGTATTTCCCTCTGACGATACGCGCGTTCGCCTGGAATAAGGATTTCCGAAACTTCTGCTTCTCGTCGATTCTCTTTGACGCGCGCAATGAGGGTATCGACTTCCGTCTTGAACTGTATCAATGGAACAAAACTTGTTGGGTCTATCGCAACAATGAGTAAGCCGTAGTTTTTACCGGGTGGCGGGATTGTAGCGGCGTTGACCAATGCCCCCGCAAGGATTTGTGTGATGAGTGCAAGCCCAAACCCTTTATATCCACCAAATGGACGAACACTCCCCTTCAACGCTGCATTAGCATCTGTGGTTGGTTCACCCTCCGGATTAAAGGCAATCCCTTCAGCAATTGGGGTGCCCTCCTGCATAGCGACGAGCAGATCGCCATTGGTAATCGCAGCGGTAGACATATCAAATAGGAGTGGGACTGTGTTGGATGGGATTCCAACAGCAATGGGATTGGTACCTAAAATGGCTTCGGTTCCGCCTTCAGGCGTAATTCGGGGCAGACAGTCACCAAAAAGCAGTCCTATGACATCCGCCTTTCGCGCCATATCAACATAGTATCCTGCCATACCACAATGCGATGTATTGTAAACACCGACAATGCTTGCACCGCTCTTTTTTGCGCGTTCAATGGCGAGTTCCATTGCGCGATAAGCGACGAGGTAACCGGGTTGATTTCCGCCATCAATCCGCATGCACGGTCCGTTCTCCTCGTCAATCCGGATGTCAGTCCGTTCACCCTGTTCATAGCGGCTTTTAATTCCGGTTAATCGGATAAAGCCGTGTGTCTTTCGCCCGCGGAGTTCCGCTTCCAACAGGACATCTGCAATAATGTCGGCATCCGCTGGTGGCACACCACTCTTTGCCAAAAAAGTTTCCGCGAGCTGCCGCGCATCAGCAATGGAAATATGCACGTTGTCGCTCCATCCTTATAATATAAATTGCTTATTGACTTCTATTTTTGGGTTTGCTATACTTTAGCGCAAATCTGGTTCAAATTCAAGTCACTTTTTAACTCGTACTGTAGGTGTGGTTCTTTCAACCACGCAAAACACCCAAGGAGGGACTACAGATGGCGAACGAAAAACACGACCTGGTTGAATATCCAATTCAAGACAACGTTCGGTTAGAGTCATACTGGCGTGACGATGCTGGTGGACGCGGTCCCGCGGCTTCGTTATTTGTTTATGACGATGAAATCATGCGTTTC containing:
- a CDS encoding Ldh family oxidoreductase, translated to MHISIADARQLAETFLAKSGVPPADADIIADVLLEAELRGRKTHGFIRLTGIKSRYEQGERTDIRIDEENGPCMRIDGGNQPGYLVAYRAMELAIERAKKSGASIVGVYNTSHCGMAGYYVDMARKADVIGLLFGDCLPRITPEGGTEAILGTNPIAVGIPSNTVPLLFDMSTAAITNGDLLVAMQEGTPIAEGIAFNPEGEPTTDANAALKGSVRPFGGYKGFGLALITQILAGALVNAATIPPPGKNYGLLIVAIDPTSFVPLIQFKTEVDTLIARVKENRREAEVSEILIPGERAYRQREIHLANGIHLEDTLVNQLNVSLT
- a CDS encoding Ig-like domain repeat protein, whose product is MSKNKDMYGAACKSQPIPNPSTELTENLPETKWKAAQKQSIKKANFLFFLSFISLVILTMPTTLWADLISLTVDSGGDNVFRGGVDRLRIIFTVDDSDDEYPYVVDVQRIRVVGENRTEETLGVIDRGTVSADETVNVFWDGTIDGAKLPDGPYTIRVTVDDDQEGALTATATLDSRAPRVSGVFANNVAGTPITDGSFISEDRLESIVVTGADDGGADNASELDLANRRNTIFLRNAQQAVVQGTLNYEGTALTFTLVDPLDDPSENGTYTLILILIDKAGNVVQSLREFTFDNVNPRLRRTSTNRGGLIPGAGVSQRLTYVEATLTDNLEDGIDLFASTIYLNRIGTDGPTRIPGEKVEDPENNKIRWELFTPLLGRDASDDGEYTIAVTAVDKAGNEALPVEISFRYDNRAPEPVSVSPMGSTEEFTPFPNTNYYNSPITGFVVDFGGTETDVDLAGRRQSTQIVFGTPKESVEGVNVLEGQVVTDTDNGTLTYILNQPIISRDGTQDGHYLLNLQATDTAGNTKIYDYQIVYDTQPPTLVSTTPASNETVSELSQVEVKLNEKTSGINFVQSNDFQLWKGRATDVLQDEPSAARAVPVNITSNGMDTVTLTLLKPIALDGSDDGTYTIKVTPTDRAGNIGGAAVREFYLVSQKHEPEIRLTMPETTTVNSLPTVVVELVDYVGAGIDFDASTVTVSNPEGALVLQAELEYDEATHLLTWTTEAPVAPDGSDDGEYTITATFVDFTGKSWTRQFSFILDTQIPDIESVHVAIDSQPELSADTITTLTEGFSQIIVTFEDTLGDAEQGSQDPGNDVDFTNTVVELTGPEGSAIPNNISVYSPTQLAVRFVELIADGSYTLAITVLDRAGNTARGAVRYAFLLDTESPRITASSPLTLSEPVSYIGGDFRQFMFTIEDVGPADLFFESGNTVPTALTYSELTSQLFLTIVSPFAEDGSSDGEYTVKISLVDKAGNRTDSEHTVVYDSKVPQLSSVMLNTESPIVLEPQLIKMISETVSSITLQFEDATRIDFTNTVVALIGPGDAPDSEEAVPINISVDSFTQLTIRFVELMKDGSYTLSVTPQDVAGNAAQGAVRYAFLIDTEAPHITAPTPLLFNQQPVTYIGSALRQFQFAFTVEDVGPAELYLEEQTIEVVNADGVNIPVAVTYDELTSQIFLALPVSFPRDGSVDGEYTVKVSLVDKAGNRSDSEYTVVYDSKAPQLTSVVVNMDPPIELVPNRIAEIVESINSITIQFEEATYINFANTQITLMGPESTNADGESTTPSIPLTLEDDGVSQVTLSFLDLEHVGRYTLSVAPQDVAGNAAAGALNYTFVLDIPLPRVGSVVIGGIETGADSDVVYVNADNMVIGAFLLDPTETGLSFGSEGSYITVTEPDGTTIVPGATGSDGEDLIVWEPITLTSDGTTDGRYNVYVVPVDKAGRQGSTVYREFIYDTQEPEIITAAPMDLSQPVSYISQSLTQFSFTIADIGPADLELSDQKVTLRDAVGAGLVPAQLTNDTENQLFLTLDQPLPLDGSMDGEYTVLVELADKAKNLYTVE
- a CDS encoding Gfo/Idh/MocA family oxidoreductase, whose translation is KPMAPTWGDAKALYQACVDNDVVITFCHQRRFGAQFVKAKRLANEGAIGELRRLEGACPNLLDWGTHWFDMFFFYNNDEPVDWVIGQIDVAEEKTVFGVQVETSGVSWIRWKNGVEGLLATGGTALGGFGNRLIGTKGIIDVGGRGTPLRMLREDGDGWEEPDLTGLVAERDATTLSVLDLIHGVKTGREPELSGRKALQATELIFATYQSSRQRAKIDLPLTVDDSALLTMVANGDIG